One window of Catonella massiliensis genomic DNA carries:
- the rplI gene encoding 50S ribosomal protein L9, which translates to MKIILLQDVKNLGKKGDLVEANDGYARNFIIPKKLGVEASPKNLNDLRQQKLNEEKKQAEILAEAESMAAALKGKVVNLSIRVGKEGKVFGQISTKEIADETKKQLGIEIDKKKIISDAIKAAGNYKIQVKLHPKVVGELSVEVKEEV; encoded by the coding sequence ATGAAGATTATTTTGTTACAGGACGTGAAAAACCTCGGTAAGAAGGGAGACCTTGTAGAGGCAAATGACGGTTATGCCAGAAACTTTATCATCCCAAAGAAGCTTGGAGTAGAGGCAAGTCCGAAGAACTTAAATGACCTCAGACAGCAGAAGTTAAACGAGGAGAAGAAACAGGCTGAAATCCTTGCGGAGGCTGAGAGCATGGCAGCTGCACTTAAGGGCAAGGTGGTTAATCTTTCCATAAGAGTAGGTAAGGAAGGAAAGGTATTTGGCCAGATATCCACTAAGGAAATTGCGGATGAGACCAAGAAGCAGCTTGGCATCGAGATAGACAAGAAGAAGATAATAAGTGATGCAATAAAAGCAGCAGGCAATTATAAAATACAGGTAAAGCTCCACCCTAAGGTAGTTGGAGAGCTTAGTGTAGAGGTAAAAGAAGAGGTATAA
- a CDS encoding class I SAM-dependent DNA methyltransferase: MEAYLGFAEVYDKFMDNVPYDEWTKYLIGLLKENGVKGGLVAELGCGTGNVTTRLKAAGYDMIGIDNSVSMLQIAAEKETKGEGDILYLCQDMREFELYGTVGAVVCICDGLNYILEKSDLVKVFKLVNTYLDKDGVFIFDLNTIYKYETLLGDSVIAENRENMSFIWDNYYDSEERINEYDLTIYLEDSGDEKGRFLRFDEIHYQKGYTIEEIKEALAEGGLEFVAVYDAFTREAPKEESERLYFIAKEKYQEGKTYR; the protein is encoded by the coding sequence GTGGAGGCTTATTTGGGATTTGCGGAAGTATATGATAAATTTATGGACAATGTACCCTATGATGAGTGGACGAAGTACCTCATAGGCCTGCTTAAAGAAAACGGTGTAAAGGGAGGTCTGGTGGCTGAACTTGGCTGTGGCACCGGCAATGTCACAACTAGACTAAAGGCAGCAGGATATGATATGATAGGTATAGACAATTCTGTATCCATGTTGCAGATAGCCGCAGAGAAGGAGACTAAAGGGGAGGGAGATATCCTCTATCTCTGCCAGGACATGAGAGAATTTGAACTTTACGGTACGGTGGGTGCAGTGGTCTGTATCTGTGACGGGCTTAATTATATCTTAGAAAAGTCAGACCTTGTGAAGGTATTTAAGCTGGTTAATACTTATCTTGATAAGGACGGAGTATTTATCTTTGACTTAAATACAATATATAAATACGAAACCCTCTTAGGAGATAGTGTAATAGCTGAAAACAGGGAAAATATGAGCTTTATCTGGGATAATTATTATGATAGTGAGGAAAGGATAAATGAGTACGACCTTACCATTTATCTGGAAGATAGCGGGGACGAAAAGGGAAGATTTTTAAGATTTGATGAAATTCACTACCAAAAGGGTTATACTATAGAGGAGATAAAGGAGGCTCTTGCCGAGGGAGGGCTTGAATTTGTGGCAGTTTATGATGCATTTACAAGGGAAGCACCTAAGGAGGAGAGCGAGCGTCTTTACTTTATAGCTAAGGAAAAATATCAGGAAGGGAAAACATACAGGTAA
- a CDS encoding PD-(D/E)XK nuclease family protein: MAVQYVIGGTGCGKSELCFKKIVKEAEKNPDKNYFVIVPEQFTLQTQRDLVRLSSNGAIMNIDVLSFMRLAYRVFEELNIKERLVLEDTGKNMIIRKLLGGLKKELKFYKNMVGRQGFTEDIKSLISELMQYGITPGTLADIEEKTTSPVLAAKLHDTNLIYSAFNNYKKEKYVSAEQILDVLASEVEKSKLLDGAVICFDGFTGFTPVQLKVIDLLLLKAEHILITLTISEKEYYSENDEKFSLFHLSKDTINRVNKLAKDRKVNIAKPIIADYEGKTGELSLLEKQIFRYPIKEIKQEKGAVSVSVYNNPKEEAESLIPLILSLVRDEGLRYREIAIATGDMEEYGEVVADTLSAKDIPYFLDSKKTISDNPFVEYIKASILVIEENFTYDAVMRYLRSGFADVDIKEVDIFENYILRRGIKGLKRYQKSFLSVEPTDEENSAESIRDNLVKKFTPLYEVLKAKTSLTSDYITALYNFVVKAGCEERLMKLSADFESEGRMIAAKEYAACYKIVMSVFEKLYELLGDEKLSIEEFRTILESGFAEGKAGFIPPGLDQIVIGDVERTRLKDIKVLFCLGFNEGKVPKSGSTRGIITDAEKEKLMGLDVELAPTAKERAFREQFYIYMLFTKPTERLYVSYSVSDMEGKPLKPSVFVTRLKAEFGKDSFKEEAKASSLLDEIRKDGGLGLILSAVKQRDLKDETIINLIKYYQTHNDDRYNKIISGTASKAHGNSLEEYIATNLYGKLKGSVTRLELFSSCAYAHFIKHGLRLRERAEYEIQPMDIGNILHEVLERFAKKVVESGESFALLSEEKRTAIQAESLAETFDYGDDIFKSSARNSYQLERLRRIADRAVRTVLTQIKKGSFTPVAFEEEFVTGGFKGRIDRIDAVLSDYLPDGSLLAENKEIKGFKKCEYVRVIDYKSGSKSLDLDRAYYGLDLQLFTYLNYIRKEFGKKRKDNLIIPSGAYYFHINDPVVDFGGGEDAILKELRFDGITLTGNHNIRLIDEAMVYNNTLTPQADSDVIKLKTKKDGEPSSTTRLYVSGEMNELIDNSELEIEKSKKRILRGEIYPKPYSLGSEKGCDYCEYRGLCGFDLKMPGYNYNRLKKIDKKCFFEELRAKLEGENGKKMD; this comes from the coding sequence ATGGCAGTTCAATATGTTATTGGTGGAACCGGCTGTGGGAAGTCTGAACTTTGCTTTAAGAAGATAGTAAAAGAGGCAGAAAAGAATCCGGATAAAAATTACTTTGTAATAGTGCCTGAGCAGTTTACCTTGCAGACACAGAGGGACTTGGTGCGTCTAAGCAGCAATGGTGCTATTATGAACATAGACGTGCTTTCCTTTATGCGCCTTGCCTACAGAGTGTTCGAGGAGCTAAATATAAAGGAAAGGCTTGTACTTGAAGATACCGGCAAAAATATGATAATTAGAAAGCTGCTTGGAGGCTTAAAGAAGGAGCTTAAGTTCTACAAAAACATGGTAGGCAGACAGGGATTTACCGAAGATATCAAGTCCCTTATCAGTGAGCTTATGCAGTACGGAATCACACCTGGGACCCTCGCAGATATCGAAGAGAAAACTACCTCCCCTGTACTTGCTGCCAAGCTTCACGACACTAATCTAATCTATAGTGCATTTAACAACTATAAAAAAGAAAAATATGTATCAGCTGAGCAGATTCTAGATGTGCTTGCCTCTGAGGTAGAAAAGTCAAAGCTCCTTGATGGTGCAGTTATCTGTTTTGATGGGTTTACGGGATTTACCCCTGTACAGCTTAAAGTCATAGATTTGCTCCTCTTAAAGGCAGAGCATATACTCATTACCCTTACTATCTCAGAGAAAGAATATTACAGTGAAAATGATGAGAAATTCAGCCTATTTCACCTAAGTAAGGATACTATAAATAGGGTAAATAAACTTGCAAAAGACAGAAAAGTAAATATAGCTAAGCCTATAATTGCTGATTATGAAGGCAAGACAGGGGAGTTAAGCCTCCTTGAAAAACAGATATTTAGATATCCTATAAAGGAGATTAAGCAGGAAAAAGGGGCGGTATCTGTTTCTGTCTATAATAATCCAAAGGAAGAGGCAGAGAGCCTTATACCGCTTATTTTATCTCTTGTAAGAGATGAGGGGCTTAGGTACAGGGAGATTGCAATTGCTACAGGTGATATGGAAGAATACGGGGAAGTGGTTGCAGACACACTTTCAGCTAAGGATATTCCGTACTTTCTCGATAGCAAGAAAACTATATCAGACAATCCCTTTGTGGAATATATAAAGGCATCGATACTGGTTATAGAGGAAAATTTTACATACGATGCAGTAATGAGGTACCTAAGAAGCGGATTTGCAGATGTGGATATTAAGGAGGTAGACATATTTGAAAACTATATACTAAGAAGGGGAATAAAGGGGCTTAAGAGGTATCAGAAAAGCTTTTTAAGTGTAGAGCCTACAGATGAAGAAAATAGTGCTGAGAGTATAAGGGATAATCTTGTAAAGAAGTTTACCCCTTTATATGAGGTTTTAAAAGCTAAGACATCTTTAACGTCAGACTATATCACAGCCCTTTATAACTTTGTGGTGAAGGCCGGCTGTGAAGAGAGGCTTATGAAGCTAAGCGCAGACTTTGAAAGTGAAGGAAGGATGATAGCTGCTAAAGAATATGCAGCCTGCTACAAGATAGTAATGTCGGTTTTTGAGAAGCTTTATGAACTTCTCGGAGATGAAAAACTTAGCATAGAAGAGTTCAGGACTATACTTGAATCAGGCTTTGCAGAGGGAAAAGCAGGCTTTATCCCGCCAGGGCTTGACCAGATAGTAATTGGAGACGTGGAGCGTACCAGACTTAAGGACATCAAGGTGCTTTTCTGCCTTGGCTTTAATGAGGGAAAGGTGCCAAAGTCAGGAAGTACAAGAGGTATAATAACTGATGCAGAAAAGGAAAAGCTTATGGGGCTTGATGTTGAACTTGCTCCAACTGCCAAAGAAAGAGCTTTTAGGGAGCAGTTTTATATCTACATGCTTTTTACCAAGCCTACAGAGAGGTTATATGTATCCTACAGTGTTTCGGACATGGAGGGGAAGCCCCTTAAGCCATCAGTCTTTGTAACGAGGCTTAAGGCTGAATTTGGTAAGGATAGCTTTAAGGAAGAGGCTAAAGCTTCATCTTTACTTGATGAAATCAGGAAAGACGGCGGACTGGGGCTGATACTTTCGGCTGTTAAACAAAGGGACTTAAAGGATGAAACCATTATAAATCTGATAAAATATTATCAGACTCATAATGATGACAGATACAACAAAATAATAAGCGGTACAGCTTCAAAGGCACATGGAAACAGCCTTGAGGAGTATATTGCAACGAATCTTTATGGGAAGCTAAAGGGCAGCGTTACAAGGCTTGAGCTCTTTTCTTCCTGTGCCTATGCTCATTTTATAAAGCATGGCCTAAGGCTTAGGGAGAGGGCTGAATATGAAATCCAGCCAATGGATATAGGAAATATCCTCCACGAGGTGCTTGAAAGATTTGCAAAGAAGGTGGTTGAAAGCGGAGAGAGCTTTGCACTTCTTTCAGAGGAGAAAAGGACAGCTATTCAGGCAGAAAGCCTTGCTGAGACCTTTGACTATGGCGATGATATCTTTAAGTCTTCCGCTCGAAACAGCTACCAGCTTGAAAGGTTAAGAAGGATAGCTGACAGAGCTGTAAGGACTGTGCTTACCCAGATTAAAAAAGGCTCATTTACGCCTGTAGCCTTTGAGGAGGAATTTGTGACAGGAGGCTTTAAGGGCAGGATAGACAGGATAGATGCCGTACTCTCAGACTACCTTCCTGACGGCAGCCTGCTTGCAGAGAATAAGGAAATTAAAGGATTTAAGAAATGTGAGTATGTAAGGGTAATTGATTATAAGTCAGGCAGTAAAAGCCTTGACCTTGATAGAGCCTATTATGGGCTTGATTTACAGCTCTTTACCTACCTTAACTACATAAGAAAAGAGTTCGGAAAGAAAAGAAAAGACAATCTCATCATTCCGTCAGGAGCATATTATTTTCACATAAATGATCCTGTCGTTGACTTTGGGGGAGGAGAAGACGCCATTCTAAAAGAACTTAGATTTGACGGCATAACCCTCACAGGTAACCACAATATAAGGCTGATAGACGAGGCTATGGTGTACAATAACACTCTTACCCCGCAGGCTGATTCGGATGTAATTAAGCTAAAGACTAAAAAAGATGGGGAGCCAAGCAGCACTACGAGACTCTATGTAAGTGGTGAAATGAATGAACTCATAGACAACTCAGAGCTTGAGATAGAAAAGTCAAAGAAGAGGATACTAAGGGGCGAAATATATCCAAAGCCTTATAGTCTTGGAAGTGAAAAAGGCTGTGACTACTGTGAATATAGAGGGCTCTGTGGTTTTGACTTAAAAATGCCGGGATATAACTATAACAGGCTGAAAAAGATAGATAAGAAGTGCTTTTTTGAGGAGCTTAGGGCTAAGCTGGAGGGTGAGAATGGAAAGAAAATGGACTGA
- a CDS encoding HPr family phosphocarrier protein: MRTKELTISKDFSMLPDAVAELVQTACKFESSSYAIADEKRINLKSIMGVMSLVAIKSKELVIEIDGADEDDAIACLAGFWS, encoded by the coding sequence ATGCGTACAAAAGAACTGACTATTTCAAAAGATTTTTCTATGTTGCCTGATGCAGTTGCAGAGCTAGTTCAGACAGCCTGTAAGTTTGAAAGCAGTAGCTATGCTATTGCAGATGAAAAGAGAATCAATCTTAAGAGCATAATGGGTGTTATGTCTCTCGTAGCTATAAAGAGTAAAGAGCTGGTCATTGAGATTGACGGAGCGGATGAGGATGATGCCATTGCCTGTCTCGCAGGCTTTTGGAGCTAA
- the addA gene encoding helicase-exonuclease AddAB subunit AddA, producing MERKWTDEQLAVIGHRGGNLLVSAAAGSGKTAVLIERIMGRILDETSPINIDELLVVTFTRDAAREMKERIGSAIAEKLEEEVNNNPDSQLTRRLMKQSALLSEANMSTIDSFCKKVVMENFKEAEIDPAVRTMDDTEGVIIRKKVIEDLLEEEYERKDEDFINFVEYFARGKSDKVIEELILQLYRFSESLPDKDSWFDKELTNKEGAFVGSDFENILLEFCMEMLIELRREAEKFVSLSLSPYGPSQYEEAGSADVALFNSLLKADSFGKLIQLAGEAGFGRLSSKKAADVDEGKKEMAKNIRDAYKESFNKLREDFLSESVEDIEKSRLVTARVIRELIRLTRAFDEAYASEKKKRNVVDISDWAHFALKVLTDYEGKPTEAAKVYSEQFAEIMIDEYQDSNLLQESILTSIAREDGGKSNIFMVGDVKQSIYKFRQAKPELFIEKYNRYSEGKNERRIDLHNNFRSGGEVIGSVNAVFEKTMIEELGGIVYDEAARLVKGRVDKEEDALNITEVLIYDKDSEIPKELLKLSDIELEAHLVARRIKALITEKKDEGKPLKFSDIAILLRTNVEWAESFRRVLISEGVPAVCESSTGYFSAWEVQVMLALLKILDNPHQDIPLGTVLLSPIGGFSEEELAKLRINANELEKDEADLWEVINLSEDDKCKKFIDWLNENRSKLVFTPVHELIKELFTESNFYSFVSAMPSGETRAANLDMLVSKAKAFEATSLHGTGHFVRYIDRLRKYEVDFGEAGVGGVDAVRILSIHKSKGLQYPVVFVSGMSKSMNNQDSRAAVVIHPELGIGIDDFNIETREKKSTIIKKMVARRLRLENVAEEIRLLYVAMTRAEDKLILTAGCDKVEERLGIWENDEQNFLSLSKTNSLLDFAMPALIKEKEEGRLKLTIKGAGELIDKSLDEMAEKEVVKNDISNLIENLPETENYEELSRLITREREYIYPYNEAIVLKSKMTVSELKRLHLEEEEGGETPFEGEIKTDFEAYIPEFMRGEAEKVEGAARGTLYHSILSRLDFGKSYDEALFKDYLESLVIDKKITEEERESIVIKHFMKFFKSRLYERMSKAFLKDKLYRESPFVMGMDAGNGEVKEMVLVQGIIDAWFMEGDDVILMDYKTDRVYGDKGSDELIKRYKVQLDNYALALKRITGKEPKERIIYSFSLGKEINLEA from the coding sequence ATGGAAAGAAAATGGACTGATGAACAGCTCGCAGTCATAGGGCATAGAGGAGGGAATCTCTTGGTTTCCGCGGCGGCAGGCTCAGGTAAGACTGCAGTACTCATAGAGAGAATAATGGGAAGAATCCTTGATGAGACCTCTCCCATCAATATAGACGAGCTTTTGGTGGTTACATTTACAAGGGATGCCGCAAGGGAAATGAAGGAGAGGATAGGCTCTGCCATAGCGGAGAAACTTGAAGAAGAGGTAAATAACAATCCGGACTCACAGCTTACAAGAAGGCTTATGAAGCAGTCAGCCCTGCTTTCTGAGGCTAATATGAGCACAATTGACAGCTTTTGTAAGAAGGTTGTTATGGAGAATTTTAAGGAGGCTGAGATAGACCCCGCAGTTAGAACAATGGATGATACTGAGGGTGTGATTATAAGAAAAAAGGTGATTGAAGACCTGCTTGAAGAGGAGTATGAGAGAAAGGACGAGGACTTCATCAACTTTGTGGAATACTTTGCCAGAGGGAAGTCTGATAAGGTGATTGAAGAGCTGATTCTTCAGTTGTATAGATTCTCGGAAAGTCTGCCAGACAAGGATAGCTGGTTTGACAAAGAATTAACAAATAAAGAAGGGGCCTTTGTAGGTTCTGATTTTGAGAATATTTTACTTGAATTCTGTATGGAAATGCTTATAGAGTTAAGAAGAGAGGCAGAGAAATTTGTAAGCCTCTCCCTCTCTCCCTACGGACCGTCTCAGTACGAGGAGGCAGGAAGTGCGGATGTTGCCCTGTTTAACTCTCTATTAAAGGCAGATAGCTTTGGTAAGCTCATACAGCTTGCGGGAGAGGCAGGCTTTGGAAGGCTTTCTTCAAAAAAGGCCGCTGATGTGGATGAGGGCAAGAAGGAAATGGCAAAGAACATCAGAGATGCTTACAAAGAAAGCTTCAACAAGCTAAGAGAGGACTTCCTTTCTGAGAGTGTGGAAGACATTGAAAAATCAAGGCTTGTTACAGCAAGGGTTATAAGGGAACTAATCAGGCTCACAAGGGCGTTTGATGAGGCCTATGCTTCTGAAAAGAAAAAAAGAAATGTGGTGGATATCTCCGACTGGGCTCATTTTGCCCTCAAGGTACTTACTGATTATGAAGGTAAGCCTACCGAGGCTGCAAAGGTATATAGTGAGCAATTTGCAGAGATAATGATAGATGAATACCAGGATTCCAACCTCCTTCAGGAAAGCATCTTAACCTCCATAGCAAGGGAAGATGGCGGAAAGTCAAATATTTTCATGGTTGGAGATGTGAAGCAGAGTATATACAAATTCCGACAGGCTAAACCGGAGCTTTTTATAGAGAAGTATAACAGATACTCCGAGGGGAAAAATGAAAGAAGAATAGACCTTCACAATAACTTTAGAAGTGGTGGGGAGGTCATAGGCTCTGTAAATGCTGTATTTGAAAAGACGATGATAGAGGAGCTTGGCGGCATAGTCTATGATGAGGCTGCAAGGCTTGTTAAGGGAAGAGTGGACAAGGAGGAGGATGCTCTAAACATCACAGAAGTCCTGATTTACGACAAGGACAGTGAAATACCAAAAGAACTCCTAAAGCTAAGTGACATAGAGCTTGAGGCTCACCTTGTAGCGAGGCGGATAAAGGCTCTTATTACTGAGAAAAAGGATGAGGGCAAGCCTCTTAAATTCAGCGATATAGCCATACTTCTTAGAACCAATGTGGAGTGGGCCGAGAGTTTTAGAAGGGTGCTTATCTCAGAGGGAGTTCCTGCTGTCTGTGAGTCAAGTACTGGCTACTTCTCGGCTTGGGAGGTACAGGTAATGCTGGCTCTTCTTAAGATACTTGACAATCCGCATCAGGATATCCCACTTGGAACAGTTCTCCTTTCTCCTATAGGAGGCTTTAGCGAAGAAGAACTTGCAAAACTCCGTATAAATGCCAATGAACTTGAAAAAGATGAGGCTGACCTCTGGGAGGTGATTAATCTTTCGGAAGATGATAAGTGTAAAAAGTTCATAGACTGGCTGAATGAAAACAGGTCTAAACTGGTGTTTACCCCTGTTCATGAGTTAATAAAGGAACTATTTACAGAAAGCAATTTCTACAGCTTCGTAAGTGCCATGCCATCGGGAGAAACAAGGGCGGCAAACCTAGATATGCTTGTCTCTAAGGCTAAGGCATTTGAAGCTACCTCTTTACACGGAACCGGGCATTTTGTAAGATATATAGACAGGCTTAGAAAATACGAGGTTGACTTTGGTGAAGCAGGGGTAGGCGGTGTGGATGCAGTGAGGATACTCTCCATCCACAAGAGCAAGGGGCTTCAGTATCCCGTTGTCTTTGTAAGCGGGATGTCAAAGAGCATGAACAATCAGGATTCAAGGGCGGCTGTGGTTATTCACCCGGAGCTTGGAATAGGTATAGATGATTTTAATATAGAGACAAGGGAGAAGAAGTCCACTATAATAAAGAAGATGGTGGCCAGAAGGTTGAGGCTTGAAAATGTTGCAGAAGAGATAAGGCTTCTCTATGTAGCTATGACTAGGGCAGAGGATAAGCTGATACTTACTGCAGGCTGTGACAAGGTGGAGGAGAGGCTTGGTATCTGGGAAAATGATGAGCAGAACTTCCTCTCTCTTTCAAAGACTAATTCTCTCTTAGACTTTGCCATGCCTGCGCTAATAAAGGAGAAAGAAGAGGGAAGGCTCAAGCTTACTATTAAGGGAGCGGGGGAGCTGATAGATAAAAGCCTTGATGAAATGGCAGAAAAAGAAGTGGTTAAAAATGACATTTCAAATCTCATCGAAAATCTCCCTGAGACTGAGAACTACGAGGAATTAAGCAGGTTAATCACCAGGGAAAGAGAATATATCTATCCTTATAATGAGGCTATAGTGCTAAAGAGTAAGATGACGGTATCTGAGCTTAAAAGACTGCATCTGGAGGAGGAAGAAGGAGGAGAAACTCCTTTTGAAGGTGAGATAAAGACTGATTTTGAGGCTTACATCCCTGAATTTATGAGGGGAGAGGCTGAAAAGGTGGAAGGAGCCGCAAGGGGAACTCTCTACCACAGCATCCTTAGCAGACTTGACTTTGGAAAGTCTTATGATGAGGCTTTGTTTAAGGATTATCTGGAGAGTCTTGTTATTGACAAAAAAATAACAGAAGAGGAAAGGGAGAGCATTGTCATAAAGCACTTTATGAAGTTTTTTAAGAGCAGGCTGTATGAGAGGATGAGTAAGGCATTTCTTAAAGATAAGCTATACAGGGAATCTCCTTTTGTTATGGGTATGGATGCAGGTAACGGCGAAGTGAAGGAAATGGTTCTCGTACAGGGTATTATAGATGCGTGGTTTATGGAGGGCGATGATGTAATCTTAATGGACTATAAGACTGACAGGGTATATGGAGATAAAGGTTCTGATGAGCTTATAAAGAGATATAAGGTTCAGCTTGATAACTACGCCCTCGCCTTAAAGAGAATCACGGGAAAAGAGCCTAAGGAGAGGATTATCTATTCATTTTCACTTGGAAAAGAAATAAACTTAGAGGCTTAA
- the dnaB gene encoding replicative DNA helicase: MAEEELIKKTPPHSKSAEQSVIGSMLLDPETVITVSEMLEADDFFDKRYGLIFSAIISLEKEGKPIDIVTIENKIREMEHPLGAIEIDVLRELLLAVPTSVNVAHYAEIVYKNSLLRKLIKVTEEISLNCYAGESTLEDVLQLTEKKVFDLLQKRHVSDSTDIKQVIISVVESIAAASKSGGTVTGIPTGFHDLDYKMAGLQNSDLILIAARPSMGKTAFALNIAEYVTVKKNVTTAIFSLEMSKEQLAKRILAMNSRVDSQKLRTGDLSDQEWGDIVDSARIIGGTNLVIDDTPGISVTELRSKCRKLKLEKNLGLVMIDYIQLMTAGSKHSESRQQEISEISRSLKALAREINAPIIALSQLSRKVESRDDKRPMLSDLRESGAIEQDADVVMFIYRDEYYNKDTETPGVTEIIIGKQRNGPIGTVKLGWKSELTKFVNIEREKH; encoded by the coding sequence ATGGCAGAAGAGGAGCTGATTAAGAAAACCCCGCCTCACAGCAAATCAGCAGAGCAATCTGTAATAGGCTCCATGCTTTTGGACCCGGAGACTGTGATTACTGTATCAGAAATGCTTGAAGCGGACGATTTTTTTGATAAAAGATACGGCCTTATATTTTCTGCAATTATCTCCCTGGAAAAAGAAGGAAAGCCTATAGATATAGTCACAATAGAGAATAAAATAAGAGAAATGGAACATCCGCTTGGGGCTATAGAGATAGATGTCTTAAGAGAGCTATTGCTGGCTGTTCCTACCTCTGTAAATGTGGCTCATTATGCAGAAATAGTATACAAGAATTCGTTGCTTAGAAAGCTTATCAAGGTGACTGAGGAGATTTCCCTTAACTGTTATGCAGGAGAGTCTACCTTGGAGGATGTTTTACAGCTTACAGAGAAGAAGGTGTTTGACCTGCTTCAAAAGCGCCATGTATCTGATTCTACCGACATAAAGCAGGTAATTATCTCAGTTGTTGAGAGTATAGCCGCTGCCTCAAAAAGTGGAGGCACAGTTACAGGCATACCTACAGGATTCCACGACCTGGACTACAAGATGGCGGGACTTCAGAACTCAGACCTGATTCTGATAGCGGCAAGACCGTCTATGGGTAAGACAGCCTTTGCCCTCAATATAGCTGAATATGTGACTGTTAAGAAAAATGTGACTACAGCCATATTTTCTCTCGAAATGTCAAAGGAGCAGCTTGCCAAGCGTATTCTTGCCATGAATTCAAGGGTGGATTCACAAAAGCTTAGAACCGGAGACCTTTCGGATCAGGAGTGGGGAGACATCGTAGACAGTGCAAGAATCATAGGAGGGACAAATCTTGTTATTGACGATACTCCTGGTATTTCTGTAACTGAGCTTAGAAGTAAATGCAGGAAGCTAAAGCTTGAGAAGAACCTAGGGCTTGTGATGATAGACTACATTCAGCTTATGACTGCGGGAAGCAAACATTCTGAGTCCAGACAGCAGGAGATATCAGAAATATCCCGTTCCTTAAAGGCTCTTGCAAGGGAGATAAATGCTCCTATTATAGCACTTTCCCAGCTTTCAAGAAAGGTTGAGAGCAGGGATGACAAAAGGCCTATGCTTTCTGACCTTCGTGAGTCCGGGGCGATAGAGCAGGATGCCGATGTGGTTATGTTCATATATAGGGATGAATACTACAATAAGGATACGGAGACACCGGGAGTAACCGAGATTATCATCGGTAAGCAGAGAAATGGTCCTATTGGAACCGTTAAGCTTGGATGGAAGAGCGAGCTTACAAAATTTGTTAACATTGAAAGAGAAAAACACTGA
- the hslO gene encoding Hsp33 family molecular chaperone HslO, whose amino-acid sequence MKDYVVRAVAAGGEVRAFACTTKNLVEEARLHHDSMPVATAALGRLLSAGSMMGLMMKGENDRLTLQIKGDGPIGGLIVTADSKARVKGYVYNPDVELPLKSEGKLDVGAAVGSGVLTVIRDMGLKEPYVGRTNLVTGEIAEDLTYYFASSEQVPSVVALGVLVDRDYSVKRAGGFIIQLMPGASDETIDAIEKKLPMVTSVTGMLDEDMTPEEILTFILEDLNVEITDKTETSFYCDCNKERVEQVLISIGEKELTSLYEEDKPVEVCCQFCGKKYEFSTEEIGNLLKCGK is encoded by the coding sequence ATGAAAGATTATGTAGTAAGAGCAGTTGCGGCAGGAGGAGAGGTAAGAGCCTTTGCCTGTACAACCAAAAATCTCGTAGAAGAAGCAAGGCTTCACCACGATAGTATGCCTGTGGCAACAGCAGCACTTGGAAGGCTTCTTTCAGCAGGCTCTATGATGGGGCTTATGATGAAGGGAGAAAATGACAGGCTCACACTTCAGATAAAGGGAGATGGACCTATAGGAGGGCTTATAGTTACAGCAGATTCTAAGGCAAGGGTGAAGGGCTATGTCTATAACCCTGATGTAGAGCTTCCGCTTAAGTCGGAAGGAAAGCTTGATGTAGGGGCTGCAGTAGGAAGTGGAGTGCTGACTGTCATCAGGGATATGGGTCTTAAGGAGCCTTATGTGGGAAGAACCAACCTCGTCACAGGTGAGATAGCAGAGGATTTGACTTATTACTTTGCGTCCAGCGAGCAGGTGCCAAGCGTGGTGGCGCTCGGAGTCCTTGTAGATAGAGATTACAGCGTAAAGAGAGCAGGAGGCTTCATTATCCAGCTAATGCCGGGGGCAAGCGATGAGACCATAGATGCCATTGAGAAGAAGCTTCCTATGGTGACTTCAGTTACAGGTATGCTGGATGAGGATATGACTCCTGAGGAGATTCTAACTTTCATTCTTGAAGATTTAAATGTTGAAATCACAGACAAGACAGAGACCTCCTTTTACTGCGACTGCAACAAAGAAAGAGTGGAACAGGTGCTTATAAGCATAGGGGAGAAAGAATTGACCTCGCTTTATGAAGAGGATAAGCCTGTGGAGGTATGTTGTCAGTTCTGTGGCAAAAAATACGAGTTTTCCACAGAAGAAATAGGAAATTTATTAAAATGTGGAAAATAG
- a CDS encoding divergent PAP2 family protein translates to MFDASRLTLETDEKTKVINELIKIYKDLGENNINPEEKLKDFVGHTHIQMLVGFCLGIIVTLIYFCL, encoded by the coding sequence ATGTTTGATGCGAGCAGGCTAACGCTTGAAACAGACGAGAAGACAAAAGTAATAAATGAATTGATTAAAATATATAAAGATTTAGGTGAAAACAACATAAATCCTGAGGAAAAACTGAAAGATTTCGTAGGACATACACATATTCAGATGCTTGTGGGATTTTGTTTAGGCATTATTGTAACTTTAATATATTTTTGTTTGTAA